In Betaproteobacteria bacterium, the following are encoded in one genomic region:
- a CDS encoding SDR family NAD(P)-dependent oxidoreductase encodes MQTALITGASRGIGREVARALASEGWRVLAGVRKPESAPPGTQVEIVDMADPESIEALAKRLLARDERLDALVNNAGVYREPARRVWDVNVLGPLRLTRALQTLLNPNARVVMVTSGLGQTSAQPRSLVKRLSNPKLSLSDLEHLAEEAPGGYGQSKATLNALAKVFAKQLAPQGILVNAISPGWVRSDMGGSSAPRSLQQGADSVLWGVRLPPGGPAGGVFQDGKPIE; translated from the coding sequence CGAGGGCTGGCGCGTGCTAGCCGGGGTCCGGAAGCCGGAGTCGGCGCCCCCAGGCACACAGGTCGAGATCGTCGATATGGCCGATCCCGAATCGATCGAAGCCTTGGCGAAACGGCTTCTTGCGCGGGACGAACGGCTGGATGCGCTCGTGAACAACGCCGGCGTATATAGAGAACCCGCGCGCCGGGTTTGGGACGTCAACGTGCTCGGCCCGTTGCGCCTTACGCGGGCGCTTCAGACGCTCCTCAACCCGAATGCCCGCGTCGTCATGGTGACGAGCGGTCTCGGCCAGACTTCGGCGCAGCCTCGCAGCCTGGTCAAGCGCCTGTCGAATCCGAAGCTATCCCTCTCCGACTTGGAGCACTTGGCCGAGGAGGCCCCCGGGGGTTATGGGCAAAGCAAGGCTACGCTCAACGCTTTGGCCAAGGTGTTCGCAAAGCAACTCGCGCCGCAAGGAATCCTGGTGAACGCGATAAGCCCCGGATGGGTCCGCAGCGATATGGGCGGATCCAGCGCGCCGCGCTCGCTGCAGCAGGGCGCGGACAGCGTGCTGTGGGGCGTGAGGTTGCCACCCGGCGGCCCCGCGGGCGGGGTGTTCCAGGATGGAAAGCCGATCGAATAG